CTCGGATGCCGAAGCACTGCTGCTTGCAGAGTTAGAGGCTGAAGCACTGGAGCTTGCGGACTCAGACGCTGAGGCGCTGGAGCTTGCAGACTCGGACGCTGAAGCGCTAGAGCTTGCGGACTCAGACGCCGAGGCGCTAGAGCTTGCGGATGCCGATGCTGAGGCGCTCGAACTTGCAGACTCAGATGCGGATGCACTTGAACTTGATGAGTCTGACGCTGAAGCGCTGGAGCTTGCGGACTCGGACGCTGAAGCGCTGGAGCTTGCAGATTCTGATGCCGATGCACTGCTGCTTGCGGAGTCGGATGCGGAAGCACTCGAACTTGCGGACTCGGACGCTGAAGCGCTAGAGCTTGCGGACTCAGACGCTGAAGCGCTGGAGCTTGCAGATTCTGATGCCAATGCACTCGAACTTGCAGATTCAGACGCTGAGGCACTCGAACTTGCGGACTCGGACGCTAAAGCGCTCGAACTTGAGGACTCGGACGCTAAAGCGCTCGAACTTGAGGATTCAGACGCGGACGCACTGGAGCTTGCCGATTCGAATACCGAGGCACTGGAGCTTGCAGACTCAGATGCGGATGCACTTGAACTTGATGAGTCTGAAGCTGAAGCGCTAGAGCTTGCGGACGCAGACGCTGAAGCGCTGGAGCTTGCAGAGTCTGATGCCGATGCACTGCTGCTTGCGGACGCAGATGCAGAGGCGCTGGAGCTTGCAGACTCGGATGCTGAAGCACTGGAGCTTGCGGACGCAGACGCTGAAGCGCTGGAGCTTGCAGAGTCGGACGCTGAAGCACTGCTGCTTGCAGATTCCGATGCCGAGGCACTGGAGCTTGCGGACTCGGATGCTGAAGCACTCGAACTTGCGGAGTCTGATGTTGAAGCGCTGGAGCTTGCAGATTCGGACGCTGAGGCACTCGAACTTGCGGATTCCGATGCGGACCCACTGCTGCTTGAGGACTCAGACGCTGAAGCGCTCGAACTTGCAGATTCCGATGCGGACGCACTGGAACTTGCAGAGGCTGAGGCCGATGCACTCGAACTTGCGGACTCAGACGCTGAAGCGCTGGAGCTTGCAGAGTCAGAGGCCGAAGCACTGGAGCTTGCGGATTCCGATGCCGACGCACTCGAACTTGCAGAGTCGGACGCTGAAGCACTGGAGCTTGCAGAGGCTGAGGCCGATGCGCTCGAACTTGCAGAGTCGGACGCTGAAGCACTGGAGCTTGCAGAGGCTGAGGCCGATGCGCTCGAACTTGCAGAGTCAGACGCTGAAGCACTGGAGCTTGCGGATTCCGATGCCGACGCACTCGAACTTGCAGAGGCTGAGGCCGATGCACTGGAGCTTGCAGAGGCTGAGGCCGATGCGCTCGAACTTGCAGACTCAGACGCTGAAGCACTGGAGCTTGCGGATTCCGATGCCGACGCACTCGAACTTGCAGAGGCTGACGCTGAGGCACTCGAACTTGCAGAGTCAGAGGCCGAAGCACTGGAGCTTGCAGAGTCGGACGCTGAAGCGCTCGAACTTGCAGATTCCGATGCGGACGCACTGGAACTTGCAGAGGCTGAGGCCGATGCACTCGAACTTGCAGACTCAGACGCTGAAGCGCTGGAGCTTGCAGAGTCAGAGGCCGAAGCACTGGAGCTTGCAGAGTCGGACGCTGAAGCGCTGGAGCTTGCAGAGTCAGAGGCCGAAGCACTGGAGCTTGCAGAGTCGGACGCTGAAGCGCTCGAACTTGCAGAGTCGGACGCTGAAGCACTGGAGCTTGCAGAGGCTGAGGCCGATGCGCTCGAACTTGCAGACTCAGACGCTGAAGCACTGGAGCTTGCGGATTCCGATGCCGACGCACTCGAACTTGCAGAGGCTGACGCTGAGGCACTCGAACTTGCAGAGTCAGAGGCCGAAGCACTGGAGCTTGCAGAGGCTGAGGCCGATGCGCTCGAACTTGCAGACTCAGACGCTGAAGCACTGGAGCTTGCGGATTCCGATGCCGACGCACTCGAACTTGCAGAGGCTGAGGCTGAGGCACTCGAACTTGCAGAGTCAGAGGCCGAAGCACTGGAGCTTGCAGAGGCTGAGGCCGATGCGCTCGAACTTGCAGAGTCGGACGCTGAAGCGCTAGAGCTTGCGGACTCAGACGCTGAAGCGCTGGAGCTTGCAGATTCTGATGCCGATGCACTCGAACTTGCAGAGTCGGACGCTAAAGCGCTCGAACTTGAGGATTCAGACGCGGACCCACTGCTGCTTGCAGACTCGGATGCTGAAGCACTGGAGCTTGCGGACGCAGACGCTGAAGCGCTGGAGCTTGCAGAGTCGGACGCTGAAGCACTGCTGCTTGCAGATTCCGATGCCGAGGCACTGGAGCTTGCGGACTCAGAGGCTGAAGCACTCGAACTTGATGACTCGGATGCTGAGGCGCTGGAGCTTGCGGATTCCGATGCCGAAGCACTGGAGCTTGAGGACTCAGATGCGGACGCACTCGAACTTGCGGATTCCGATGCCGATGCACTCGAACTTGCGGACGCAGACGCTGAAGCACTAGAGCTTGATGATTCGGACGCCGATGCGCTCGAACTTGAGGATTCCGATGCCGAAGCACTGGAGCTTGCAGACTCAGATGCCGAAGCACTCGAACTTGCGGACTCAGACGCGGACGCGCTCGAACTTGCGGACGCAGACGCCGATGCGCTCGAACTTGAGGACTCTGAGGCTGAAGCGCTCGAACTTGCAGACTCAGATGCCGATGCGCTGGAGCTTGCGGACGCAGACGCTGAAGCACTAGAGCTTGATGATTCGGACGCCGATGCGCTCGAACTTGAGGATTCCGATGCCGAAGCACTGGAGCTTGAAGACTCAGATGCGGATGCACTTGAACTTGCAGATTCAGATGCGGACGCGCTGGAGCTTGAAGACTCGGACGCTGAAGCGCTGGAGCTTGAAGACTCAGACGCTGAAGCGCTTGAGCTTGCTGATTCGGACGCTGAGGCGCTCGAACTTGCTGACTCAGACGCGGACGCACTGGAGCTTGAAGACTCGGACGCTGAAGCGCTCGAACTTGCTGACTCAGATGCGGATGCACTCGAACTTGCGGACTCTGATGCAGAGGCACTGGAGCTTGCGGACTCTGACGCTGAAGCACTTGAACTTGCGGAGTCGGACGCTGAGGCGCTGGAGCTTGCGGATTCAGACGCGGACGCACTTGAACTTGCGGATTCGGATGCTGAAGCGCTAGAGCTTGCGGACTCTGATGCGGACGCACTTGAACTTGCGGACTCAGACGCTGAAGCGCTAGAGCTTGCGGATTCAGACGCGGACGCACTTGAACTTGCGGATTCGGATGCTGAAGCGCTGGAGCTTGCAGACTCTGACGCGGAAGCGCTCGAACTTGCGGATTCTGACGCCAACGCGCTTGAGCTTGCGGACTCTGATGCAGACGCACTCGAACTTGCGGACTCTGATGCAGACGCACTCGAACTTGCGGACTCTGATGCAGACGCACTTGATTTTGCAGATTCCGATTGACTAGCACTTAATGAGCTAGATGCTGACTGACTGGCACTTTCAGATTGTGATTCTATCATAGCAGATTCACTTTGAGAAGCGCTGACAGACTCAGACTTCACTGACGATTCGGAAGCTGATTCACTCTGCGAAATGCTATTGTTGTCTTTCGTCACATTAACAGTAACATTAGTATCATCCTTGGTTCCATCTGGATAATTCACAACAACTGGAATCGTTAGAGTGCCATCTTCAGGCCGTCCTTTACCCGGAGTGAAAGTTACTTCACCGGTATTAGGATCAATTGTCGCTGCGTCTCCCGTATTCGGATCTGTCCAGTTCGTTGTTCCATCACCAAAAGTAAAGGTCGTACCAGCTGGTGGTGTCACATTATCTTGGTGGGTCTTCGGACCTGTTGGATCGTTTGGATCAGTTGGGAGGTCACTACTGAAGCTTGGACTTACAGTCGTTGGTGTTGGATTTTCACCTGATTCTGCTTGTCCAGTTGGGTAAGTAGGTTCATAGCTATCGCTGTTTGGATTATCTACAATCACTTGTACCGTCACTGGATCTGTTGTCCCATCTGGATAAGTAACAGTTACAGGTACTTCATAACTGCCTGGGTTCTTGCCATCTGGTAAAGCATCTGGATTGTCAATCGAAACGGTTGGCGTTTGACCTGGATGAGCTGGATTCTCTTGGTAACCAGGTACAGTTACGGCCTTCTTGATCTCATCTTCAGTGGTTGCTTGGCCATAATCTTTCTCAACCGGCGTTACAGTTGGATCATAGAGTTCATTCTCAGGCTTACGAGTAATATCAACATAAACATTAGCGGTGTCTGTTGTGTTATCCGCATAAGTAATGGTGACTGGAATTTGAACTTTTTGGCCAGCCTTGCCTTCAGTGAAGCTTGCAGGGACAGTGATTGAGCCGTCAGCATTAACGGTGACACCCGCTACACTAGTCGTGAATTGGCTAACTTCTGGTTGGACCACTTGACCGTTCTTGATGAAAGTCGGTGCAGCGACGGTGTCAGCTTGACCTTCTTCAACAGAAATGTTGTCATAGCCTGGCTCGAATTCTTCAGCCATGGTAACTTTTTCCCATTGGGCATAGACGGTAGTTGAGTTTTGGAAGGCAGTTTCAGGTGTAATGTAGTCACCTGAACCGTCCTGGGCGGTATTCCATCCTAAGAAACGGTAACCTTCCAAGGTCGGATCCTTGGCCATGTTGCCTTCGAGACCGTTATTGGTGTAGCCCACTTCATTGGAGAAGTCTTCGTTCCGAGGAACATCAGAGTTCTCGATAGCTGTCGTGTTACCTGCTGCATCATTCGTTTCTACTGGCGCAGCGTAAGTCATCACGCGACGAGCGGAGGTCCCGTTAGGATTATTGAGGTCGTAAGTCACCTGGATAAGAACGCGGGCGATAACCGCATCCGAACCCACTGCTGTTTGGATGGCTTCTTCATCTTCAGAAAGTGCTTTTTCCTCAACACTAGCGGTTGTATAATCAAAAGCTCTTGCAATGATTGGCGAATCCTTGACTAGGCGATCTGTATCCGGAATGACATATTCGAACTTGTACAAACCTTGGCCTGGTTCTGGATAGGTCTTGTCACCTTCAACGGTGTAAGTCGCACCTGGTTCTGCTGTGCTGCCTGATAGTGTCCGGACATAGCGAGTCTGACCAGAGTTAGCATCAATATAGGAAATTTCAACTAATTGGTTAGGGACATAGGTATAACCGGTAATCACCTTATCAAAGTCATACATATCCTTAACTACTGGCATATATTGAGTACGATCAAGAAGTGCAGACGACTGAACTTCTGTACCGATTAGCATCCTTGGAGCGAAACTTTTCTCAGCTTGCCCTTCACCAAAGGCAGCGACTTTTTTGCCACCAATATAAATTTCACCAGAGTTATTAACTAGATTTCCTAATTGACCTGTAAATAACTTAATTTCTGTGCCTGGATTTACTTTTGTATCATAGGGCATAGTATAGGTATAAGTTTTCCCATCACTTGAAACTTCAAAGTCATAACGATCATAGACTCCACGACCACCTGTTGAGTTAGGATAAATCCCTAAATTACCAAAAATTGGTGCTTCACCAAGTTTCATAGCTAGTTTATTAGCTGTTTCTGATAAGTTAACTCCTGATTCACTTCCATTAACTACTTCGTTAAGGGGTTTGGCAAATCGAATTTCAACCGTTTCCCCTTCTATAGCAGTTCCCTCATCAGTAGTAAGAATACTTAAGCGATCAATACCTTTTGGAGTTTCTAACAAAAAGGACGTATGAACATCTATAGAAGTCATTTCTGGCTCTTGGCCATTAATTGTTGGATATAAACTCTTAAGATTATCTGAATCAATATTTAATGTTGTTAAAGTGAAAACTTGGTCAGATACACGGGTTCCTAAGTTATCTGTAAAACCATTCATGTTACCTTCAGTATAAATAACCTGTCCAGTTTCCGAGTTAGAATCAAAATCATTAGGCGCATAAATAACATATGCCATATTGCCAACTACATTTACTTGGTCTCGAGTAAATCCTGTTCGGGTCTGATTTGGATTCACTCCGGCTTGTGCTCCAGATGTTTTCGATGGTTCAACGTAACCAATATAGCCAAACTCATCTTCTTTTAAAACATCAAGCAGCGACTTGTCAAAAGCTAAACGATATGCAAATGAATTACCATTTTGCGTTTCATTTGCAGTAGTTGCTCCTTTGACTGTCTGAGTAGCGATATATAGTTTATTTTCTGAAGGTTTATATGAAACATTATTTTGACTTGATATAAACGATGGAGCCTGGTCAGCTAGGAAGCTGCTGACTACTTGTAAGTAGGGAGATAAGCCTGTTTTTAAATTTGTCTCGTCTAATCTTGGTATGGAAGCTGCGGAAGTATAGGAGCCATATCCTGTCAATTCTATATTTGAATCGCTAGTTCCACCCATATAGCGCGTATAGACTCTGCCTCTCCTATCAAGGATTCGAGTTTGAATCGTTGTATCAATATTATCTAATTCTTCCCGAGTGGTATTTCTTAAATACAGCTTTATTGGCGTATGCTGAGCAAATGTACCTTGTTCCATATCAATAAACCGCATCAGTTTATCTGTTGATGAATTACCATTAGAAAAACGTTTTATGCCATTTCTACCACTATAATAAGACTTAGTCCAATCAACCCGTTTTTCTAACTCATCTGACACTTTCAAGTTTACTTGATTCCAGACATTAGCTGATCTTAAGAAAAACGAATAAACCATATCGATAACAACATCGCCATCTGGAGTTTCATGATATCCCTTATAGTTCAGCTGATAAGAACCAACTGGGTCTGATATATTATTAACTACTCGTAATTCTTGACCATCTTCTAATGGCCAACGCGAAAGGCCCTGTCCTTTAATAGACTGCTCATCCCAGTTAGGCTCCAGATAATACTTCTTACCCGTATCCTGATCTTCAAAATATTTCCGGCCAGCTTGGTCAGTCTTAGGGGTCAAGATAGTATCCGCTGTGGTTGAATCGTTGAGGTCAGAGATAATCTTATCGACCTCTGCAGCGGACTTAGCCTCATCAATCTTGGCTTGAACAGCGGCCACATGAGCCGGGTCAGCGCTAGTTGCTTGCGAATTAGTCGCCTGGGTTCGTGCGTCTAGGATGGTTTTGGCGCTAGCTTTAGCAGACTCTTTGATGCGATTGAGTTCCGCTTCCTTCTGCGCTTCTTCTTCAGCAGTTTCCTCTTCTGGCCCGACATTAGCGGAAGGATACTTGGCTTGAGCTTCTTGGACCACCGCGCCAATTTCTTCAATGGTATTTGCCGCATCGATACGCGTCTTATAAGAGGCTAAATCACTGCTTGCTCCTGCCTTGTCGGCTAAGGCTTTCTCTAAGTCTTCCTTGACTTGGGCCTTATTACCCGCTAGATTGCTGACAGCCGCATAGTAAGCTGCATGGTTGCTGTCATCTTCTTGGGCGGTTGATCGCTCTAGGCTTGCTTGTAAGTCATTAGCTTGACGTTCTGCTTCCGCTTTGGTTTTTCCATTGTTTAAACCTGCTGCACCAGCTAAATCAGCGGCATCACTAGCAGTTCTCGCCACAAAATTGTTGACTGGCACTTCAGGAATTTCTACCCCGCTAACTCCATAATGCTTTTCTGGACTAGAGGCACTTCTTAAGCCAGCACCATTTTGAACCGCCAGGCGATCTTCAACAGCTCGTTCTCTTTCATCAGCCGCTACTGGTTCTTGAATGCGTGAAGCAGAT
The nucleotide sequence above comes from Aerococcus urinae. Encoded proteins:
- a CDS encoding accessory Sec-dependent serine-rich glycoprotein adhesin: MRKFRHGDYLETERKTRVKMYKAGKSWVKSCLSQFGLLRFFGKSPVIEHIESSQVEENSSADKKEYLFKGLTALGALAGGAALTTPQVSADELPKEKVLEKETLVNTDSAALKAVESTTETVQASEVADEASENIEASESASISASESESLSISESESISESESLSASESTSVSSSESAAISGLESAATSENDTESESNSSESSESLADEDINVSEEESASRIQEPVAADERERAVEDRLAVQNGAGLRSASSPEKHYGVSGVEIPEVPVNNFVARTASDAADLAGAAGLNNGKTKAEAERQANDLQASLERSTAQEDDSNHAAYYAAVSNLAGNKAQVKEDLEKALADKAGASSDLASYKTRIDAANTIEEIGAVVQEAQAKYPSANVGPEEETAEEEAQKEAELNRIKESAKASAKTILDARTQATNSQATSADPAHVAAVQAKIDEAKSAAEVDKIISDLNDSTTADTILTPKTDQAGRKYFEDQDTGKKYYLEPNWDEQSIKGQGLSRWPLEDGQELRVVNNISDPVGSYQLNYKGYHETPDGDVVIDMVYSFFLRSANVWNQVNLKVSDELEKRVDWTKSYYSGRNGIKRFSNGNSSTDKLMRFIDMEQGTFAQHTPIKLYLRNTTREELDNIDTTIQTRILDRRGRVYTRYMGGTSDSNIELTGYGSYTSAASIPRLDETNLKTGLSPYLQVVSSFLADQAPSFISSQNNVSYKPSENKLYIATQTVKGATTANETQNGNSFAYRLAFDKSLLDVLKEDEFGYIGYVEPSKTSGAQAGVNPNQTRTGFTRDQVNVVGNMAYVIYAPNDFDSNSETGQVIYTEGNMNGFTDNLGTRVSDQVFTLTTLNIDSDNLKSLYPTINGQEPEMTSIDVHTSFLLETPKGIDRLSILTTDEGTAIEGETVEIRFAKPLNEVVNGSESGVNLSETANKLAMKLGEAPIFGNLGIYPNSTGGRGVYDRYDFEVSSDGKTYTYTMPYDTKVNPGTEIKLFTGQLGNLVNNSGEIYIGGKKVAAFGEGQAEKSFAPRMLIGTEVQSSALLDRTQYMPVVKDMYDFDKVITGYTYVPNQLVEISYIDANSGQTRYVRTLSGSTAEPGATYTVEGDKTYPEPGQGLYKFEYVIPDTDRLVKDSPIIARAFDYTTASVEEKALSEDEEAIQTAVGSDAVIARVLIQVTYDLNNPNGTSARRVMTYAAPVETNDAAGNTTAIENSDVPRNEDFSNEVGYTNNGLEGNMAKDPTLEGYRFLGWNTAQDGSGDYITPETAFQNSTTVYAQWEKVTMAEEFEPGYDNISVEEGQADTVAAPTFIKNGQVVQPEVSQFTTSVAGVTVNADGSITVPASFTEGKAGQKVQIPVTITYADNTTDTANVYVDITRKPENELYDPTVTPVEKDYGQATTEDEIKKAVTVPGYQENPAHPGQTPTVSIDNPDALPDGKNPGSYEVPVTVTYPDGTTDPVTVQVIVDNPNSDSYEPTYPTGQAESGENPTPTTVSPSFSSDLPTDPNDPTGPKTHQDNVTPPAGTTFTFGDGTTNWTDPNTGDAATIDPNTGEVTFTPGKGRPEDGTLTIPVVVNYPDGTKDDTNVTVNVTKDNNSISQSESASESSVKSESVSASQSESAMIESQSESASQSASSSLSASQSESAKSSASASESASSSASASESASSSASASESASSSALASESASSSASASESASSSASASESASSSASASESASSSASASESASSSASASESASSSASASESASSSASASESASSSASASDSASSSASASESASSSASASESASSSASASESASSSASASESSSSSASASESASSSASASESASSSASASESSSSSASASESSSSSASASESASSSASASESSSSSASASESSSSSASASESSSSSASASASASSSASASESASSSASASESSSSSASASASASSSASASESASSSASASESASSSASASESSSSSASASESSSSSASASASASSSASASESASSSASASESSSSSASASESASSSASASESSSSSASASESASSSASASESASSSASASDSASSSASASASASSSASASESASSSGSASESSSSSALASDSASSSASASESASSSASASESASSSASASDSASSSASASASASSSASASDSASSSASASASASSSASASESASSSASASESASSSASASASASSSASASDSASSSASASASASSSASASESASSSASASESASSSASASASASSSASASDSASSSASASDSASSSASASDSASSSASASDSASSSASASDSASSSASASESASSSASASASASSSASASESASSSASASDSASSSASASDSASSSASASASASSSASASESASSSASASESASSSASASASASSSASASASASSSASASESASSSASASDSASSSASASASASSSASASDSASSSASASASASSSASASDSASSSASASESASSSASASDSASSSASASESASSSASASASASSSASASESASSSASASESSSSSGSASESASSSASASESASSSASTSDSASSSASASESASSSASASESASSSASASDSASSSASASASASSSASASESASSSASASASASSSASASDSASSSASASASASSSASASDSSSSSASASESASSSASVFESASSSASASESSSSSALASESSSSSALASESASSSASASESASSSALASESASSSASASESASSSASASESASSSASASDSASSSASASESASSSASASESASSSASASDSSSSSASASESASSSASASASASSSASASESASSSASASESASSSASASESASSSASASNSASSSASASESVSVSASESASVSASESEDAAAPIDSSESDSSSSESISESQLASESASVSDLEPAQEHGSASISSSETIEASESTSESSSQSALISDQDSQVEIKQSGFLPQTGAQNTSVLGAGLAAILAGLSALGFKRKKDNDA